From the Thermodesulfovibrio thiophilus DSM 17215 genome, the window AAATCTTTTTATTTGCTCATTTGTCCATTCAGAATCTTCAGCCTGAGAAAGATGGCTCATAACTCCCTCGATTTTTAAGTTTGGTAGACCTGCAATTTTTTTTATTGTCTCACATGAATTTTCATATATCCCGAGTCTTCCCATACCCGTTTCAACTTTTATATGAACTGGAAGGGTTTTTCCTCTTTTGCTGGCTTCATTGGACAGGGCTTCAGCCTGTTTAAAATCAAACACAACAGGAGTAAGATTATATCGAAACAATCCTTCAACTTCTCTATCAAAAAGAACAAGAATTCTGGATTTTACACCTGCTTCCCTTAATATGGCAGCTTCTTCAAAAAATGCAACACCAAGATATTCAACATTATTTATTTCAAGAACACGAGCAACCTCTACTGCTCCATGTCCGTATGCGTCTGCTTTTATAATTGCAATTATCTTGTGATTTAAACTATTAAAGTTCAGGAGAGCTTTAATAGTTAAAAAATTATGAATTAGCGCATTTAAGTTAATTTCTGCCTGTAAAAATCTGCTCACATCTACTTCTTTTCTTCAGTGTTATCCTTTTTTGGTGTTACATCAATTTCATCTTTTTCACTTGTTGCTTTTTTGAAATTTTTTATAGCTTCTCCAATGCCTTTCCCAATCTGGGGAAGTCTTGTTGCTCCAAAAAGGATAACGACTATTATAAGAATAATCATTAATTCCTGTGTTCCTAATCCAAACATGTTTTTCCTCCGTTTTTAAAAATTTTTAAATCTTCTTCTGTATTGATATTAATAAAAGATAATCCTTCTTTATCTAAATTTGCAACATCAATAATTTGAGCATTTATATCATCAAGAAATCTCTTTATGCTCACTTTATCCTCAATCAATAGTCTTTGCAGTTCATTTATGAGTTTTTTTGAGTAAATTCCAGGCAGAGGATAGATTTTGTTGTTCAATGAAGCGACAGTAGCAGCACTGGTGCCAGTAATATGTTTTTCATTTAGAACTTTTATAATTTCTTTTTTTACACAGGGCATATCACAGGCAAATGCAAATACATCATATTCAGAATTTTTTAAAGCAGCATGGATGCCTGCCATTGGACCCTTAAAAGGGTATATATCTCCAATAAGAGGCATGCCATTATAAAAATAAAGCTCTGGAAAGTTTGTAACAATAAAAATTTCGTCAAATATCTTTTTAACATTTGATATAAGAATCTCAATGAGTCTTTTATTCTCGAGTGCAATCAAACATTTAGGTATCTTCATTCTGGAAGATTTTCCACCAGCAAGTATGGCTGCTGAAATAGGCAATTTAGATGATAATGGCACCAAGATATCCCACTACTTTATCATAGTCTCTATTTACTTCAGCTGAGGTAGCGTATTGTATGAGTTGAACTTCTTTTGCTCCGAGAAACTTTGTTGCATAAAGCGTTATAACAGTAGGAATAAAACCGCACATTGATATTTTATTTTCTAAAACTGTATTGTATACTCCTTCTGGATCAAACTTTCTGATTTTTTCAATTGCAAGAGAATCAACCCTCCTTGCCATATCATCAGGTAAATAATGGCTCATATCAGTGCTTGCAATTATGATTGTATTGTTTGACAATTCAAGTTCTTCTGTAGCAGAGGCAATACCTTGAGCCAGAATCAGACATTCTTTAAGGGAAAGTATTTTTAATGTTAAAGGTACAATTGTAGCCTGAGGATTGAGCTTATAAATAAAGGGAAGTTGAACTTCCAGTGAATGTTCATAAATATGAGCCTGAATATCATCTGAAACAAAAGGAACTTTTTCAATAATTTTTTGAGCAAGCTTTTCATTTATTCTAATATTGCCAGGAGGAATTTCCCACTCTCCTTCTGTCATCATAGAAACATTAGAGCCATAACCGGTATGATTCGGACCAATCAGAATGAATACATCTTTTGGTTTAAGTTTTGAATATACATCTCCAGCAACATGTCCAGAATAAACATAGCCTGCATGAGGACATATTGCTCCGTACGCATTTATTGCAGGTCTTACAGGCATATACTCTTCTAATTCCTGAAGTAGTTCCTTTGAATTTGATGGATAAAAATATCCTGCAACTACCGCGCGTCTTTTAATCATTTTATATTTCTTCTTCTATTTCAGTTCCCATATACTTATCAGTATAATCAAGAAATCTCGTATAGTCACTGAGAAATGTAAGATATATTGTATCAGTTGGGCCATTTCTCTGCTTTGCTACAATGACCTCTGCTTTTCCCTTATTTGCTGTATTTTTCTTGTTGTATACTTCATCTCTGTAAAGGAAAATTATTACATCAGCATCTTGTTCAATAGCTCCTGATTCTCTCAGGTTTGCAAGAGTAGGTTTTCTATCAGATGTTTTTTCTACAGAACGATTTAACTGGCTTAATGCAATAACAGGAACTTTTAATTCCTTAGCCATAGCTTTAAGTGAGCGTGATATTTCAGCGATTTCCTGTTCTCTTATGTCATAATTGGTTCTGCCACGCATAAGCTGGAGATAGTCAATAATAATCAAACTGAGCTTGCCTTTTTCCATTTTAAGTCTTCTAGCCTTGGCTCTTATTTCAAGAACACTCATTTGAGAGGAATCATCAATATAAATTGGAGCTTCGCTTAATTTTACTGCAGCATCTGTGATGCGTTCCCAATCCCTTTTACCGATGAATCCCTTTCTCAAAGCTGCAGAATTAACCATGGCAATACTGCTTAAAAGTCGCATAGCAATTTGTTCTCTTGACATTTCAAGGCTGAAAAAGGCAACCGGCTCTCCGAGTTCTACGCCAACATGTTGAGCAATATTTAAAGAAAAAGCGGTTTTGCCCATTCCAGGTCTTCCACCTATAATTATTAAATCTCCAGGCTGGAATCCTGAAGTCAGTTCATCAAGATCCTTAAATCCTGAAGAAATGCCAGTTATTACAGCCTTTTTTTCATACATGCTTTCTATTATTTTGAAAGCATGTTTAACAACATCTTTCATTTGATAAAAACTTGTATTTGTTCTCTGTTCTGAGATGTCAAAAATCAATCTTTCTGCATAATCAATCATTTCCTCTGGATCTTCAGGTTCTTCATAAACCTTTGTAATTATTTTTGTGCAGGAACTAAGAAGTGATCTTAGTAATGCTTTCTCTCTGATTAACTTAGCATGATATTTTATATTTGCAGCTGTGGGAACTGCTGTGGCAAGATTACTTAAGTAACTTAATCCTCCAACTTCATCAAGTTCGCCATTATCCTTTAAATGTTCTGTCAGTGTAATAAGGTCAATTGGCTCATTTTTATCAAAAAGCGATAACATTGCCTGATAAATTTTTCTATGTGATTCCTTATAAAAATCTTGAGGTGTAATGAGTTCAATTGCTTTTGCTATTGATTCTCCATCAAGAATAATTGCTCCAAGTACAGCCTGTTCAGCTTCCAGGCTTTGAGGTGGAACTTTGTCTATAGAAGTATCTATGTCTCGTAAATAAGCCATTATGCAGGAACTACGTTAACTTTTAGTCTTGCCACCACATTTGAATGCAGTTTCACTTCAACTTCATATTCACCTGTTCTTTTGATTGGCTCAGAGATGTTAATATGTTTTTTATCAATTGCAAAACCTTCTTTTTCTAAAGCTTCAGCTATATCCTTTGATGTAATTGAACCAAACAGTTTCTGATCTTCGCCTGCATTTGCTTTAATGGTAAGTTCAAGTTGACCGAGTCTTTCTGCGATGGATTCTGCATCCTGACGTTTTTTCTTTGCTTCTTCCTCGAATTTTTTCTTCTGATATTCAAGCAGTTTTAAGTTCCTTTCATCTGCCAACAAAGCAAGTCCTCTTGGTAAAAGATAGTTCCTTGCGTATCCATCTTTAACATTGATGATCTGTCCTGCCTTTCCCAAACCCTGGATATCTTCTTTGAGAATTAGTTTCATTCTACCTCCTCAGAAAAAATTTTTTTCATTTAATATATCATACCATAAGTGGATTGCAATGGTAATCCTGTCTAAAACCTGTTGATTTGTACATTAGAACTCTCTTTTATTCTTGAACTCAAACCGATTTTAAGAAACGTTGACGGAAAATTTCATAAAGAAATACTGTGGCACTCATTGCCACGTTAAGACTTTCAGTTTTTCCCTTCTGAGGTATTTTACAGCTTGCATGTTTCATTGCTCTTAATTGTTGACTTACTCCTTGAGCTTCATTGCCAAATATCAAAGCAAGAGGTTTTGTAAAATCCATCTCAAATGAAAAAATTTTTGCATGAGGGTCTGCTATTACAAGATTAAGTTTGTTATTTAAGATGAAGGTTTCAATGTTTTTTATTTTAGCTTTAATGACAGGAATAAAAAATATACTTCCTGTAGAGGCTCTCAGAACTTTGGTTGAATATGGATTACATGTTCCTGATGTAAGCAGTACAGCATCTGCTCCAAGAGCTTCACCTGCACGTATAATTGTTCCAAGATTACCGGGGTCCTGGATTCTATCAGCAATTACAATAAGCGTTGGATTTTTAATATCTAAGCTATCTATTGTTTGCATTTTAAAGTTTGCCACAGCAAAAATCCCTTGTGGAGTGACTGTATCAGAGATATTCTTTGCTATTACTTCTGTTATCTTAAGCATAGGGAATTTTTTACTCTGAAGTAGTTGAAATAAGTTGTTGTTTTTTTCTATAAATTGCTCTGTAACAAAGACTCTTTCAATCTGAACATGATTTGAATCCAGAGCGGATTTAATAAGATTAACTCCTTCAAAAAAAATTTTACCTTCTTGCTGGGTCTTGATTTTTTTTATTTCTTTGATTAAAGGATTATCTAGACTTTGAATCCATTTCATTTCGAAAGTTCAATAAATGCTTCGGGTAGGCTTTCAATTATATCTCCTGCTATCATTCCATGAAAACCTTTAACTCTGGCTGCTATGTCTCCAGCCAGACCATGAATGTAGACTCCAAGCAAAGACGCATCTAATGTAGAGAGCCCCTGTCCTGTAAGTGAAGCAATTATGCCTGTAAGAACATCACCTGAACCTCCTGTTGCCATCCCAGGGTTTCCTGTTGGGTTTAAATAAACTTCTTCTTTAGGATTTGCCACTACTGTTGGAACTCCTTTAAGAACTAATACAACATTGAGGTCTCTGGCAATTTTCTGAGCAATATCAGTTCTTTGTTTTTCGATATCTTTGACTGATATATTTATTAGCCGGCTTAATTCTCCTGGATGTGGGGTAAGGATAATATCTGTTTTTGATTCTTTAAGTGTGTCTTTAATTCCTGCAAGCACTGTTATGCCGTCAGCATCAATGACCATAGGGCATTTACAGTTTAATATGAGCTCTTTTAAAATTATCTCTATATCTTCATTAACTCCAACACCTGGTCCAAAAGCTACAGAAGTTGCTCTTTCATTCAAAAAATCTATAATTTGCGGCAAAGCTTTTCTTGATAATGTCCGGTCAGTGCATGGCACTGGAAGTATCATCTCCTCCAAAATCTTACTCTGGAATACATCTTTAAGTAGTTCAGGAATGGATATAGTTACAAGTCCTGAACCTGCTCTTAAGGCACTTTTTGCTGTCATCAATGCTGCGCCTGTTTTTCCTGTTGATCCGGCAATTACAAGAACATGCCCGTATCTTCCTTTGTGAGAATATGCAGGTCTTGGTGGAACAAGTGAACATGCAAAATTTTTTTCGATTATTGTAGTTTTTATTGAGTCTGATTTTATAAGCTCATCAGGAAATCCAATATCTTCAATAAATAGTTTGCCTGTGTAGTCTTTACCAGGATAAAGCATGTGTCCTTTTTTTGGAAGACCGAATGTTACGGTTATATCTGATTTAACCGCAACTCCAAGCAACTGTCCTGTATCTGAACAGATTCCAGATGAGATATCAACAGCCACGATTATTTTTTTAAAAGTATTGAGTTTTTCAATAAATTGAGCAAGCTTACCGTCAATTGGTCTTTTAAGCCCTGTTCCAAAAAAAGCATCAATAATTACATCTGCATGGACTATTTCTTTTTCCTGTGGATAATCTCTGATGATTGGAATATTAAATTTTTGAGCTATTTCAAGCTGTGTTTTGCAATCCTGAGAAAGTTTATCTTCACAAAAAGGTTGAAAAATAGTTAGTTTTTTAACTTTATTTTTGAGAATTCTTCCTGCGGCTATTCCATCTCCTCCATTATTTCCAGGTCCTGCAAGAATTATTAAATTTTTTGCCGACATTTTAACTATATGCTTTACAACTGATAAAGCTGCTCTTTCCATTAGAACCAGAGATGGAATTTTATATTCTTCAATAGTTAATCTGTCTATTGTTGTTATTTCCTGGGATGTGACGATTTTCATAAAATAATTATAGCACAAAGTTTTTTTTAAAAAATTTTCACTCTGTGCTAAAATTGAAAATAAAAAACTGCTGGAGGTTTAGCATGAAAAAAGTTCTTGTTATCTATTACTCAAGAACAGGTAATACAGAAAAAATGGCAAAAATGATTGCTGAAGGACTCGTTCAAAAAGGAATTGTTGTTGATTTGAAAAATGTGAATGAGGTTGATATTGACAGTCTTCCTGATTATGATGGTTATATAATTGGTTCCCCTAACTATTTTGGAACAATGGTGGCAGAGA encodes:
- a CDS encoding twin-arginine translocase TatA/TatE family subunit, producing the protein MFGLGTQELMIILIIVVILFGATRLPQIGKGIGEAIKNFKKATSEKDEIDVTPKKDNTEEKK
- the mobA gene encoding molybdenum cofactor guanylyltransferase is translated as MPISAAILAGGKSSRMKIPKCLIALENKRLIEILISNVKKIFDEIFIVTNFPELYFYNGMPLIGDIYPFKGPMAGIHAALKNSEYDVFAFACDMPCVKKEIIKVLNEKHITGTSAATVASLNNKIYPLPGIYSKKLINELQRLLIEDKVSIKRFLDDINAQIIDVANLDKEGLSFININTEEDLKIFKNGGKTCLD
- the amrB gene encoding AmmeMemoRadiSam system protein B, whose translation is MIKRRAVVAGYFYPSNSKELLQELEEYMPVRPAINAYGAICPHAGYVYSGHVAGDVYSKLKPKDVFILIGPNHTGYGSNVSMMTEGEWEIPPGNIRINEKLAQKIIEKVPFVSDDIQAHIYEHSLEVQLPFIYKLNPQATIVPLTLKILSLKECLILAQGIASATEELELSNNTIIIASTDMSHYLPDDMARRVDSLAIEKIRKFDPEGVYNTVLENKISMCGFIPTVITLYATKFLGAKEVQLIQYATSAEVNRDYDKVVGYLGAIII
- the dnaB gene encoding replicative DNA helicase — encoded protein: MAYLRDIDTSIDKVPPQSLEAEQAVLGAIILDGESIAKAIELITPQDFYKESHRKIYQAMLSLFDKNEPIDLITLTEHLKDNGELDEVGGLSYLSNLATAVPTAANIKYHAKLIREKALLRSLLSSCTKIITKVYEEPEDPEEMIDYAERLIFDISEQRTNTSFYQMKDVVKHAFKIIESMYEKKAVITGISSGFKDLDELTSGFQPGDLIIIGGRPGMGKTAFSLNIAQHVGVELGEPVAFFSLEMSREQIAMRLLSSIAMVNSAALRKGFIGKRDWERITDAAVKLSEAPIYIDDSSQMSVLEIRAKARRLKMEKGKLSLIIIDYLQLMRGRTNYDIREQEIAEISRSLKAMAKELKVPVIALSQLNRSVEKTSDRKPTLANLRESGAIEQDADVIIFLYRDEVYNKKNTANKGKAEVIVAKQRNGPTDTIYLTFLSDYTRFLDYTDKYMGTEIEEEI
- the rplI gene encoding 50S ribosomal protein L9, which gives rise to MKLILKEDIQGLGKAGQIINVKDGYARNYLLPRGLALLADERNLKLLEYQKKKFEEEAKKKRQDAESIAERLGQLELTIKANAGEDQKLFGSITSKDIAEALEKEGFAIDKKHINISEPIKRTGEYEVEVKLHSNVVARLKVNVVPA
- a CDS encoding TrmH family RNA methyltransferase, which produces MKWIQSLDNPLIKEIKKIKTQQEGKIFFEGVNLIKSALDSNHVQIERVFVTEQFIEKNNNLFQLLQSKKFPMLKITEVIAKNISDTVTPQGIFAVANFKMQTIDSLDIKNPTLIVIADRIQDPGNLGTIIRAGEALGADAVLLTSGTCNPYSTKVLRASTGSIFFIPVIKAKIKNIETFILNNKLNLVIADPHAKIFSFEMDFTKPLALIFGNEAQGVSQQLRAMKHASCKIPQKGKTESLNVAMSATVFLYEIFRQRFLKSV
- a CDS encoding bifunctional ADP-dependent NAD(P)H-hydrate dehydratase/NAD(P)H-hydrate epimerase; translated protein: MKIVTSQEITTIDRLTIEEYKIPSLVLMERAALSVVKHIVKMSAKNLIILAGPGNNGGDGIAAGRILKNKVKKLTIFQPFCEDKLSQDCKTQLEIAQKFNIPIIRDYPQEKEIVHADVIIDAFFGTGLKRPIDGKLAQFIEKLNTFKKIIVAVDISSGICSDTGQLLGVAVKSDITVTFGLPKKGHMLYPGKDYTGKLFIEDIGFPDELIKSDSIKTTIIEKNFACSLVPPRPAYSHKGRYGHVLVIAGSTGKTGAALMTAKSALRAGSGLVTISIPELLKDVFQSKILEEMILPVPCTDRTLSRKALPQIIDFLNERATSVAFGPGVGVNEDIEIILKELILNCKCPMVIDADGITVLAGIKDTLKESKTDIILTPHPGELSRLINISVKDIEKQRTDIAQKIARDLNVVLVLKGVPTVVANPKEEVYLNPTGNPGMATGGSGDVLTGIIASLTGQGLSTLDASLLGVYIHGLAGDIAARVKGFHGMIAGDIIESLPEAFIELSK